The following proteins are encoded in a genomic region of Nakaseomyces glabratus chromosome J, complete sequence:
- the ERC1 gene encoding Erc1p (CAGL0J00495g~Ortholog(s) have role in S-adenosylmethionine biosynthetic process): protein MPNQFKYTTDERRSSVIYSTSVGKGGLYVPQDYIPPEATERVIDEEMERGDSSDEPLTYQSLSVNRNSNAGSNKRRSDEYQSLIEANNARTLQREHNARQSITNADGYGAISNYRKNSINKELLEEERDLLIDNHLLDTSKSRRHSQSVGINAAQDFFLGQGYNENTNSVHPDLFIEGEEEVEEEEEEEEIINTWEDAIESGKEISTSFHREIQVISVNAFPLVFTFILQNSLSLASIFSVSHLGTKELGGVTLGSMTANITCLAAIQGLCTCLDTLCSQAYGARNNHLVGVLVQRCAIITCLAFLPVMYIWFFWSDRILASMIPEKELCSLAASYLKITAIGVPGFIFFECGKRFLQCQGIFHASTIVLVICAPLNAILNYILVWDKNIGIGYLGAPTSVAISYWAMALGLLAYTVLTKHPANPMKCWNGVIKPNQLFRNWKKMFNLALPGIIMVEAEFLGFEILTVFASRIGTAPLGAQSIVATVASLAYQVPFSISVSTSTRVANFIGASLYKSCIITCKVSLLLSFACSSLNMLIIFTFKKQIAGLFSSEEDVVSLVVSTLPILAFMQLFDAFNASTAGCLRGQGRQKIGGYINLFAFYCIGIPMAYCLAFVFNTGVGGLWYGITCALVMMSICQGYAVFHCDWKQIIEAAKVRNSESCRP, encoded by the coding sequence ATGCCTAACCAATTCAAGTACACCACCGATGAGAGGCGATCGTCTGTCATTTACTCTACTAGTGTAGGCAAAGGTGGCTTGTATGTTCCACAAGACTATATTCCACCGGAGGCAACCGAGAGAGTAATTGATGAGGAGATGGAAAGAGGTGACAGTTCTGATGAACCGTTAACTTATCAAAGCTTAAGTGTAAATAGAAATTCAAATGCTGGTAGCAACAAGAGGAGGAGTGATGAGTATCAGTCCCTCATAGAAGCAAATAATGCGAGAACATTACAAAGGGAACATAATGCAAGGCAATCTATAACTAATGCTGATGGCTATGGAGCAATTAGTAACTATAGGAAAAATTCTATTAACAAAGAGTtgttagaagaagaacgtGATTTACTGATTGATAATCATCTTTTGGATAcatcaaaatcaagaagGCATAGTCAAAGTGTAGGCATAAATGCTGCGcaagatttctttttaggGCAAGGctataatgaaaataccAATAGTGTACATCCAGACTTATTTATAGAAGGAGAAGAGGAAGTTGAGGAGgaggaggaagaagaagaaataataaacaCATGGGAAGATGCAATAGAGTCgggaaaagaaattagTACTTCTTTTCATAGGGAGATACAGGTCATATCCGTTAATGCCTTTCCTCTTGTTTTTACATTCATCTTACAAAACTCATTGTCACTAgcatcaatattttctgtATCGCATTTAGGAACGAAGGAATTAGGTGGTGTTACACTGGGATCCATGACCGCTAATATTACCTGTCTAGCTGCAATTCAAGGTCTCTGTACTTGTTTGGATACGCTATGTTCACAGGCTTATGGAGCACGGAACAATCATTTAGTCGGAGTTCTTGTCCAAAGATGTGCCATTATTACATGTTTGGCATTTTTGCCTGTTATGTATATATGGTTCTTCTGGTCGGACAGAATACTGGCATCTATGATTCCTGAAAAAGAGCTTTGCTCACTTGCTGCAAgttatttgaaaataacaGCTATTGGAGTTCCGGgattcattttctttgaatgtGGAAAGCGTTTCTTACAATGTCAAGGTATCTTTCATGCATCAACTATTGTGCTTGTTATATGTGCGCCGCTTAATGCAATTTTGAATTACATATTGGTATGGGATAAAAATATTGGTATAGGCTACCTTGGTGCACCAACCTCAGTAGCTATTAGTTATTGGGCCATGGCTCTGGGCCTTTTGGCTTATACAGTATTGACCAAGCATCCTGCGAATCCTATGAAGTGTTGGAATGGAGTTATCAAGCCTAATCAGCTATTCCGTAACTGGAAGAAGATGTTCAATCTTGCTTTGCCTGGTATTATCATGGTAGAGGCTGAGTTTCTCGGTTTTGAAATCCTAACAGTTTTTGCTTCAAGAATCGGTACCGCACCTTTGGGTGCTCAGTCTATTGTTGCTACAGTGGCTTCTTTGGCTTATCAAGTTccattttcaatttccGTATCCACTAGCACAAGAGTAGCCAATTTCATCGGAGCATCTCTTTACAAGAGTTGTATTATTACTTGTAAAGTTTCTTTACTACTATCTTTTGCATGTTCTTCATTGAACATGTTAATTATATTTACATTTAAGAAGCAAATAGCAGGTTTGTTTTCGAGTGAAGAAGATGTCGTTTCTCTTGTGGTGTCAACTTTGCCTATTTTGGCTTTCATGCAGTTATTTGATGCGTTTAATGCTTCTACAGCGGGCTGTTTACGTGGTCAAGGACGCCAGAAAATCGGTGGATACATCAATCTGTTTGCATTCTATTGCATTGGTATTCCAATGGCATACTGTTTAGCATTTGTTTTTAATACAGGTGTTGGAGGACTATGGTATGGTATTACCTGTGCGTTAGTCATGATGAGTATTTGCCAAGGTTATGCCGTTTTCCACTGTGATTGGAAACAAATTATAGAGGCTGCCAAAGTTCGGAATTCTGAGAGCTGCAGGCCATAG
- the SLT2 gene encoding mitogen-activated serine/threonine-protein kinase SLT2 (CAGL0J00539g~Mitogen-activated protein kinase with a role in cell wall integrity) codes for MDVERQTFKVFNQDFTIDKRFELIKEIGHGAYGIVCSARFTEASEETTVAIKKVTNIFSKTLLCKRSLRELKLLRHFRGHKNITCLYDMDIVFYPDGSINGLYLYEELMECDMHQIIKSGQALTDAHYQSFTYQILCGLKYIHSADVLHRDLKPGNLLVNADCQLKICDFGLARGYSENPEENNQFLTEYVATRWYRAPEIMLSYQGYTKAIDIWSTGCILAEFLGGKPLFKGKDYVDQLNRILQVLGTPPDETLRRVGSKNVQDYIHQLGYIQKIPFSELFPNANEDALDLLEGMLAFDPQKRITVDKALEHPYLTIWHDPADEPECNEKFEFSFESVNEMEDLKRMVVDEVQSFREFVRQPLMDDKSQEDEQQQGSPENYQQTSPTNISPQRLHNNGSHDLLQEPEFLTQTPNQNSTIPDQLQESFVGIHSDNLPEHDTDFPPRPQENILASPMGLPSASDRNSMNNDSFLDLERELEFGLDRRYL; via the coding sequence ATGGACGTTGAGAGACAGACATTTAAGGTCTTTAACCAGGACTTCACCATTGATAAGAGGTTCGAATTGATCAAAGAGATTGGCCATGGCGCATATGGTATAGTGTGTTCTGCCAGGTTCACAGAGGCAAGCGAGGAGACTACAGTTGCTATCAAGAAAGTGACCAACATCTTCAGCAAAACACTTCTGTGTAAAAGATCGCTCAGAGAGTTGAAGCTTCTGAGACATTTTAGAGGACATAAGAACATTACCTGTCTTTACGATATGGATATCGTATTCTACCCAGATGGGTCTATAAATGGCCTTTATTTATACGAAGAACTGATGGAATGTGATATGCACCAGATTATAAAATCTGGGCAAGCACTAACAGATGCGCATTACCAGAGTTTCACATATCAGATCTTGTGTGGTTTAAAATATATCCACTCAGCTGACGTTCTACATCGTGACTTAAAACCAGGTAATTTGCTGGTGAATGCCGATTGCCAACTTAAAATTTGTGATTTCGGGCTTGCAAGAGGTTATAGTGAGAATCCCGAAGAGAACAACCAATTTTTAACTGAGTATGTGGCGACCAGGTGGTATAGAGCACCTGAAATCATGCTAAGTTACCAAGGTTACACAAAGGCCATTGACATCTGGTCAACAGGTTGTATTTTAGCAGAGTTTTTAGGTGGCAAACCGTTATTCAAGGGGAAGGACTACGTTGATCAACTGAATAGAATTTTACAGGTCTTAGGTACACCACCTGATGAAACTTTAAGGAGAGTGGGCTCAAAGAATGTCCAAGATTATATTCACCAACTTGGATACATACAAAAGATACCATTTTCTGAATTATTCCCTAATGCGAATGAAGATGCTTTAGATCTCCTGGAGGGAATGCTGGCGTTTGATCCACAAAAGAGAATAACTGTGGATAAGGCACTAGAGCATCCATATCTAACCATATGGCACGACCCAGCTGATGAACCTGAGTGTAACGAAAAGTTTGAATTCAGTTTCGAAAGCGTGAACGAAATGGAAGATTTAAAGCGCATGGTTGTTGATGAGGTACAAAGTTTCAGGGAATTTGTAAGGCAACCTTTAATGGATGACAAATCTCAAGAAGACgaacaacaacaaggaTCTCCCGAGAATTACCAACAGACAAGCCCAACGAATATATCCCCACAACGTTTACATAATAATGGGTCTCATGATCTGTTACAGGAACCAGAATTTTTGACACAGACACCAAATCAGAACTCAACTATTCCGGATCAACTACAGGAATCATTCGTTGGAATCCACTCAGATAATTTACCTGAGCATGATACAGATTTCCCACCGAGACCTCAAGAGAACATTCTGGCATCACCTATGGGACTCCCATCCGCATCTGATCGAAACTCCATGAACAACGATTCCTTCCTCGATTTAGAACGCGAGTTGGAGTTTGGACTGGATAGGAGATATTTATGA
- the CIC1 gene encoding Cic1p (CAGL0J00473g~Ortholog(s) have proteasome binding, protein binding, bridging activity, role in protein catabolic process and nucleolus, preribosome, large subunit precursor, proteasome complex localization) — MAKKGVKKQVKNKEEGLSRERIGRALGSLKKYLEAQEGGEKTQLLEDESLGDLQLLFTNAESFTGSKKSFKLKLVDVKHSLYAKWKAASATEIKDFKVLLILKDSDVSKVTQDELYDQLNESGIEIDEIICGKDLKTTYKAYEARNAFISQFSLVIADDSVVTALPKLLGGKAYSKVETTPIPIRCNLKGQFSLNALTNQIKKIYLHKLPVRAPRGNMLNVHLGRVNWFTDEEIIDNIESVADALIKDAKIRNIMLKTTTSPSLPIYRNDNVIDEMVKENTVDDEKAEDVKTVKIGEVDVELSNFDRALMEVANPEEYETMFSKQISKAKRAREEEPEVEEKTPVKKGKNDSKQVKGKKSPKSKK; from the coding sequence ATGGCTAAGAAAGGAGTTAAGAAGCAGGTGAAGAACAAGGAGGAAGGTCTGTCTCGTGAGAGAATTGGACGTGCTTTGGGGAGTTTGAAGAAGTACTTGGAAGCTCAAGAAGGAGGGGAGAAGACCCAGCTGTTGGAAGATGAGAGTCTTGGCGACTTGCAACTGCTTTTCACCAATGCGGAGTCCTTCACCGGCTCTAAGAAGTCTTTCAAGCTGAAACTTGTAGATGTGAAGCATTCTCTGTACGCCAAGTGGAAGGCTGCTAGTGCCACTGAGATCAAGGATTTCAAAGTGCTGCTGATCTTGAAGGACTCTGATGTCTCCAAAGTCACCCAGGATGAACTGTATGATCAGCTGAACGAGAGCGGTATTGAGATCGATGAGATTATCTGCGGTAAGGACTTGAAGACTACGTACAAGGCTTACGAGGCCAGAAACGCCTTCATCTCTCAATTCTCGCTGGTGATTGCCGATGACAGCGTCGTAACCGCTTTGCCAAAACTCTTAGGTGGTAAAGCCTACAGCAAAGTCGAAACTACTCCAATCCCAATCAGATGCAATTTGAAAGGCCAATTCTCTCTTAACGCACTAACTAATCAAATCAAGAAGATCTACTTGCATAAGCTGCCAGTAAGGGCTCCAAGAGGTAATATGCTTAATGTCCATCTGGGAAGAGTAAACTGGTTTACTGACGAAGAGATAATAGACAACATTGAATCTGTGGCTGACGCATTGATCAAAGACGCAAAGATCAGAAACATAATGTTGAAGACTACAACATCCCCATCCCTACCTATATACCGTAACGACAATGTCATTGACGAGATGGTAAAGGAGAACACCGTAGATGACGAAAAGGCTGAAGACGTTAAGACCGTTAAGATTGGTGAGGTTGATGTAGAATTGTCCAACTTTGACAGAGCTTTGATGGAGGTTGCTAACCCAGAGGAATACGAGACTATGTTCTCAAAGCAAATCTCAAAGGCAAAGAGAGCCAGAGAAGAGGAAccagaagttgaagaaaaaactcCTGTTAAGAAAGGTAAGAATGACTCTAAACAAGTAAAAGGTAAGAAGTCACCAAAATCtaagaaataa
- a CDS encoding type I glyceraldehyde-3-phosphate dehydrogenase (CAGL0J00451g~Putative glyceraldehyde-3-phosphate dehydrogenase; protein differentially expressed in azole resistant strain; expression downregulated in biofilm vs planktonic cell culture) yields the protein MVRVAINGFGRIGRIVLRIAMKRDGIDVVAINDPFITNDYAAYMFKYDSTHGRYDGEVTHDDKDLIIDGKAIKCYQERDPADLPWGDNDIDIVIEATGVFTAKDLAEKHITAGAKKVVITGPSATAPMFVKGVNDDKYTSDVTVISNASCTTNCLAPLAKVLQDNFGIEEALMSTVHSQTATQKTVDGPSKKDWRGGRTASANIIPSSTGAAKAVTKVLPELEGKLTGMAFRVPTVDVSVVDLTVRFAKDVTYDEIKAAIKKASEGEMKGILAYTEDAVVSTDFLGDTHSSIFDASAGIQLSPRFVKLVSWYDNEYGFSARVVDMVELVSKA from the coding sequence ATGGTCAGAGTTGCTATTAACGGTTTCGGTAGAATTGGTAGAATTGTTTTGAGAATTGCCATGAAGAGAGACGGTATTGATGTCGTTGCAATCAACGATCCATTCATTACCAACGATTATGCCGCTTACATGTTCAAGTATGATTCTACTCACGGTAGATACGACGGTGAAGTTACCCACGATGATAAGGACTTGATCATCGACGGTAAGGCTATCAAATGCTACCAAGAGAGAGACCCAGCTGATTTGCCATGGGGAGACAACGACATTGACATCGTTATCGAGGCTACTGGTGTCTTTACAGCCAAGGATTTGGCTGAAAAGCACATTACTGCTGGTGCAAAGAAGGTTGTTATCACTGGTCCATCTGCCACAGCCCCAATGTTTGTCAAGGGTGTGAATGATGACAAGTATACCTCCGATGTGACTGTTATCTCTAACGCGTCATGTACTACAAACTGTTTGGCTCCATTGGCTAAAGTTTTGCAGGACAACTTCGGTATTGAAGAGGCTTTAATGAGTACCGTCCACTCTCAAACAGCTACACAGAAGACTGTTGATGGTCCAAGCAAAAAGGACTGGAGGGGTGGTAGAACCGCTTCTGCTAACATTATCCCATCTTCTACAGGTGCCGCTAAGGCCGTAACTAAGGTTTTACCAGAACTTGAAGGAAAGTTGACTGGTATGGCTTTCAGAGTGCCAACTGTCGATGTTTCTGTCGTCGATCTAACTGTCAGATTTGCTAAGGATGTCACTTACGATGAAATTAAGGCAGCTATTAAGAAGGCCTCCGAAGGTGAAATGAAGGGTATTTTGGCTTACACTGAGGACGCTGTTGTTTCAACTGATTTCTTGGGTGACACCCACtcttctatttttgatGCCTCTGCTGGTATCCAGTTGTCTCCAAGATTCGTTAAATTGGTATCTTGGTATGACAACGAATACGGTTTCTCTGCCAGAGTCGTTGATATGGTCGAGTTAGTCTCCAAGGCTTAA
- the RRM3 gene encoding DNA helicase (CAGL0J00517g~Ortholog(s) have ATP-dependent DNA helicase activity and role in G-quadruplex DNA unwinding, mitochondrial genome maintenance, replication fork progression beyond termination site, replication fork reversal), whose product MRRQAKKDPKQKSINSFFFKAAKSKSLIVNSSSRSQAHSTLPSSQGSSRSDGTSFGSGRVMKQRSTLTKSNLFTFQGSFNDEDCNPQNEFRKLMNPQEINNFKTPSLSRMPSFTRSNSSMSLSPVKRTTTVLSSDDEFREVTTFQSQDAKRQLSFTSSVDTSAMRQHNNLINTNNDLANFSGLKFRKLKAPNQNSNKKSTSSPYGKPLISLTKEQQTVVDYVVKKNMNVFYTGSAGTGKSVILRTIIDKLSSMYGKESIAITASTGLAANTIGGSTLHKWSSCGIGNKSVDHLVRQIRRYHDQYAIWRHTKVLIIDEISMLDGHYLDKLEAVAKQLRNNDRPFGGIQLVLTGDFFQLPPVSKKDDDKNVVFCFDSKMWKKCIQKTILLTKVFRQQDNELVDILNAIRYGELQNDMIKRIKSLGRDVYYPDGISPTELFPTRREVDISNSRQLEALPGEAKIYESVDVAPPSYQNMLDNSVMAEKKLTLKEDAQVMMLKNKPESELFNGTLGRVLFFSTEKLIRRMKELYGSSPLDEDLITDMRLVSRVIARPDIASSERFMKEVNMRPMERFHKLQTMINDAVTTSIKEQVFPYVKWSLNHGRYNYELMLPERFPVDIPGDKLGLERNQLPLMLCWALSIHKAQGQTIQRLRVDLKNIFESGQVYVALSRAISMDSLQVLNFNPKKISIDPKVKEFYRQLEILDT is encoded by the coding sequence ATGAGGAGACAGGCGAAGAAAGACCCAAAACAGAAGAGCATAAACTCGTTCTTCTTTAAAGCTGCAAAGAGTAAATCTTTGATTGTTAACAGCAGTTCCAGGAGCCAGGCCCATAGTACTTTACCTTCATCACAAGGGAGCAGCAGATCAGATGGTACAAGTTTTGGCAGTGGACGTGTTATGAAACAGCGGAGTACATTGACTAAGAGCAACTTATTTACGTTTCAAGGATCCTTTAATGATGAGGATTGTAATCCACAGAACGAATTTCGCAAATTGATGAATCCACAGGAGATTAACAATTTTAAGACCCCAAGTCTCTCTAGAATGCCAAGTTTCACTAGATCAAACTCATCGATGTCTTTATCGCCAGTTAAGCGTACTACAACAGTCCTATCAAGTGATGATGAGTTTAGAGAAGTTACTACTTTCCAGTCCCAAGATGCTAAGAGACAACTATCCTTCACGAGCTCTGTGGATACCTCTGCCATGCGGCAGCATAATAATCTAATCAATACAAATAATGACTTGGCCAATTTCTCTGGTCTTAAATTTAGAAAATTGAAAGCACCTAATCAAAACAGCAACAAGAAGTCCACTTCATCTCCTTATGGGAAACCGTTAATATCATTAACTAAAGAGCAACAGACTGTGGTTGACTACGtagttaaaaaaaacatgaaTGTTTTCTACACAGGTAGTGCAGGTACCGGTAAATCAGTTATTCTGAGGACAATTATAGACAAACTTAGTTCAATGTATGGAAAAGAATCTATTGCTATTACCGCATCTACAGGTCTTGCTGCAAATACTATTGGGGGATCTACACTGCATAAATGGTCATCATGCGGCATTGGTAATAAATCAGTAGACCACCTAGTGAGACAAATAAGAAGATATCACGACCAGTATGCCATCTGGAGGCATACCAAAGTTCTaattattgatgaaatttcCATGTTGGATGGTCATTATTTGGACAAATTAGAAGCTGTCGCAAAACAATTACGGAATAATGATAGACCATTTGGTGGTATTCAATTAGTTTTAACAGGTGATTTCTTCCAATTACCACCTGTGTCCAAGAAAGATGACGATAAAAATGTagttttctgttttgaCAGTAAGATGTGGAAGAAATGTATCCAGAAGACCATCCTTTTGACAAAAGTCTTTAGACAACAGGATAATGAGCTTGTTGATATACTTAACGCCATTAGGTATGGTGAATTACAAAACGACATGATCAAAAGAATCAAGTCCTTAGGAAGAGATGTTTACTATCCAGATGGCATATCCCCAACTGAGTTATTTCCTACCAGAAGGGAAGTTGATATATCCAACTCGCGCCAGTTAGAAGCTTTACCAGGAGAGGCAAAAATCTATGAGAGTGTGGATGTTGCTCCACCTAGCTACCAAAACATGCTAGACAACTCAGTTATGGCCGAAAAGAAACTAACTCTAAAAGAAGATGCCCAGGTGATGATGCTTAAGAATAAGCCAGAGTCTGAGCTGTTTAACGGTACATTGGGAAGagttttgttcttttcaaCAGAAAAGCTGATTAGAAGAATGAAAGAGCTTTACGGTAGCTCACCACTTGATGAAGATTTAATAACCGACATGAGGTTGGTTAGCAGAGTAATTGCTCGGCCTGACATAGCCAGCAGTGAGAGATTCATGAAAGAAGTGAATATGAGGCCCATGGAAAGGTTTCACAAGTTACAGACAATGATAAATGACGCTGTGACGACCTCCATCAAAGAACAAGTATTCCCATATGTAAAATGGTCCCTCAACCACGGCAGATACAACTACGAATTAATGCTACCTGAGAGATTTCCTGTCGATATACCAGGTGATAAACTTGGTCTCGAGCGTAACCAATTACCTCTGATGCTCTGCTGGGCATTGTCCATACACAAAGCCCAGGGACAAACTATACAACGTTTAAGAGTCGACTTGAAGAATATTTTCGAATCAGGCCAAGTATATGTGGCGCTTTCCAGAGCAATATCAATGGACTCCCTACAAGTTCTGAACTTTAACCCCAAGAAGATAAGCATTGATCCCAAAGTTAAAGAGTTCTACCGTCAATTGGAAATTCTTGACACTTGA
- the YHI9 gene encoding Yhi9p (CAGL0J00561g~Ortholog(s) have role in endoplasmic reticulum unfolded protein response and cytosol, nucleus localization), translated as MLQVPFKQVNVFSGEPFKGNPVAVINCLDLDESNYLTDEEMQSIANWTNLSETTFIYKSQNPQADYKVRIFTPVSELPFAGHPTVGTCKAYLDIVGKPISGNYIVHQECAAGLVPIEIKDGIVSFSAPRVAPTELSDEVIAEYTKIVGHPYTHRPQMIDSGPQWVVYLVEDADTCYNINPNFQNLKLLNLDNDHSGVIIAGPRSDNEWEMRAFVPVLSVPEDPVCGSGAAAFIGHLQQRFQYKETTNVKITQGGRLNRNGLIVGQINLDNEKPVYKIGGVPVTVVDGTITVRV; from the coding sequence ATGTTGCAAGTACCTTTCAAGCAAGTGAATGTGTTCAGTGGCGAGCCCTTTAAGGGTAATCCAGTGGCAGTGATTAACTGTCTTGATCTAGATGAGAGCAACTACCTGACTGATGAGGAGATGCAATCCATTGCCAATTGGACTAACCTTTCAGAGACCACCTTTATATACAAGAGTCAGAATCCTCAAGCTGACTATAAAGTCAGGATCTTTACTCCGGTAAGTGAATTACCGTTTGCTGGTCATCCAACAGTCGGCACATGTAAAGCATACTTGGATATTGTCGGTAAGCCAATTAGTGGGAACTATATTGTTCACCAGGAATGTGCTGCAGGGTTAGTACCCATCGAGATCAAGGATGGTATCGTATCTTTCTCTGCGCCTCGTGTTGCTCCTACAGAGCTTAGTGACGAAGTTATTGCAGAATATACCAAGATTGTGGGCCATCCATACACACATAGGCCTCAGATGATTGATTCGGGCCCTCAGTGGGTAGTATACTTGGTCGAAGACGCTGACACCTGCTACAACATCAACCCAAATTTCCAGAACTTAAAACTCTTGAACCTGGACAATGACCACTCAGGTGTCATCATTGCTGGTCCACGTAGTGACAATGAATGGGAGATGAGAGCATTTGTACCTGTGCTATCGGTTCCCGAGGACCCTGTATGTGGCAGTGGTGCCGCTGCATTCATTGGCCATTTGCAACAGCGGTTCCAATACAAGGAAACCACAAATGTGAAAATCACCCAAGGAGGCAGACTGAACAGAAATGGTCTAATTGTTGGTCAGATCAACTTAGACAACGAGAAACCTGTCTACAAAATTGGTGGTGTGCCAGTAACCGTGGTTGATGGTACCATCACAGTTAGAGTTTAG